The sequence ACGGCAGAGGCCGACCTGCCCCCGGAGATGCGCTACAAGCGCCGCCAGCCAAAGTACAACCTCACCAAGGAGCACATTGAGGAGATGCGCCGCCTGCGCAGCGAGGATCCCCTGACGTGGAGCGTGCAGAAGCTGGCTCGCAAGTTTGAGTGCTCGACTGTCTTTGTGCAGATGGCTGCGCCGGCTCCGCCTGAGCATTTGCAGTggctcaaggccaagatggacaggaagatggagaggtgGGGACCGAAGAGGACGCAGGCGAGGGAGGATAGGAAGAGGAGGGCGGAGATGCTGTACCGGGGAGAGTTATAAGGATAATATTGCATGGGGGGAGACGGTTGAGGGAAAGATGCAGTCAAGGgggatatatataaaagagagagaagttaTCGTGTATAAAGGAAAGCGTGGATCAATGGCCATGTGGATGGATGTCTTAGTGACGGAAACATTGGTATACATAGAGAAGAGTGGGCatgaaaaggcaaaaaaaagggtaacTGAGCGTGGTGTACGATATACAAAGCTTCAGAGAACAAATTCATGACGAGACATGCATTATACATTATTCAAAAAGTCCTGAGTGAGATTCTTCTCTATTGTGGTAGCACTATCATTATCGTCGAGGGATATTAGTAGAAGTCGTCATCCTCTGCATTCGTTTTTAACTCGACCAGAAACTCTGCTCTGAAATCATTCCAGTGAAAGACGCCTGTATAAGGTTttggaaagaaaggagagaaataAGGAAAATAATAAGCAAGTAATAAGGAACGCCGTCATCAAAACCATATTCGGCCGTCTAGGTCATTCAATCCCTCATCCGCtcccacttttttttttgtatgtaTATGTGAGTGTTCATTTCGCACATTGCCTCTTATCCTTCTCCCCAGGAATGACTCTCCAGCACCAGCCGCACCAGCTGCGTGCCGCGCCATTCACCTCCCGGGCCAAAatcttgctgttgctgccctTTTCGTCTTCCCACTCGGGCACGCAGGCCCCCACTCGAACCATGCGGACCAGTTTTTTCTTCACGATGCCACCAATCCCCTCGATTTCGTGTCTCTCGTACCCCGGTCCCAGCTGCGGCGAGGGCGTCCGCTGATGGCGAATTTCATCGATTATCGACTCGATGGTGCCATTTGTAGGGAAGGGAAACCCGGCGGTGGCGCCAGGGGGTGTGGTGCCCGCATGTTGTGGGCCCGGGCTCGGCGtgccggaggaggaggacccGGTTGACCACGGAGTAAGGGTGCTGCCTCGGGCGTCTTCGGCATCGCAGTCGATTTCGTTCTCACGTTCACGAGCAGCAAGACAGGCTTCTTCGCGGCCGCAGATTACGCCACGGTCGCCGTCTCCAATGCCTGTGAAGCCTCCATACTTTGTGCGCCAACGCCAGATACTGTATTGCCCCGTTATGTTAGCTATTACTTTTTGTAtgaggccaaaaaaaaaaaaaaaaaaaaaaaacgcgcCATGATGAGCATGGAACTTTGAAGCGAGACATACGCTTTATAATCGTGGTCGGCATTGCGAATGCTATGACCACAAGGCTGACATAGCCAGACGCCCTCTGTGTCGCACTGGCAGATTGCTCGCTGTACGGCATCTGAATTCAGAGGTAAAGATATATCCAATGCCGGCACGGCGAGCGCGGCAATGGGAGCTTTGACGCAAGTGACACAGAGCCGGCGGTGTCGCTCGCGCAGAGCAGCAATAAGAGGGGGCTTTATAGCACAGTTCTAAGGGTTCAACCGTCAGCAGATGGCCCAAGAGGATGGATGGCATTGCTTGGGATGGAGGTGGAAAGCTCACTCTACAAATGATGTCTGCGCATCTCCTGCACTCGGCCACCATGTCGCGAGCGCAGCTGCCCGCTTTCCCGTTATAATTGTTGTCATCTTGCATATAATTCCAATCAGTCGCCCTGGCGCGGTATCGCAGCGTCTGCTCTGGATCGATCGCAACGCCCTCTCTAGAGCAGCGCAGTGTTGCGCCCATGAGGCTCGCTCGATATTGGATCAAGCCATCGTGGATAAAGCGGCTTGCACGGGCCAATGAATCGAGGGTGTTGAGGTCAATGTAGGAAATAATGCCAACGACAATACTAAATTAGAAACAAAAGTGTTAgatctctcttctctgtgCTGCAAGCAGACAATCGCAAAGGATCGACGGGTGCTCATCATACGGATAACACTGGAATGCCTCCTCCATGGCACTGTGAGTCGCCGGCTGCTTTCCATTCTCAGCCTCAGACGCATCGTCCCCGTATTGCTGCGGCGACTTGTCGGTCATGGTACTCTTCCTGCTGGGAAACCTGCGCGCAGAAGAGACGATGCCTCGATCTCGATCTCCAGCCGCCATGTTGGCGACCGATCCGTGCTCGGGCAGTGCCAGAGGGTTGCCCGGCGCCGGCCAAGCGGCCATTGGCTGCGCCTGGCTGTCCTCGTCATCGAGATCGACGAAGCGAGCCATGCTGTGGGATCTGGCGGCCTCTTTCAAAAAACAGAAACACTACTTAAACGAGGCAATGGCGCGAAAGCAACGCAAAGACAGGGACTGCAGCGAGAACAGAAGCGTGCAAGAGCAAGCAAACGACAAGCACGGGGTGTGATTTAGCATGAGGCGACAGCAATTGTCGATGAAGCCATCGTAAGGGAGCCCATCGAAGCACCAGAAGCGATTGTTGGGATTGTGAGTCCGCCTGGCAGTCATGTGTTCCTGGACGACGCAGCGGCCAAAAAGGCGCCGGGCCGTATTTGTAGCAATCAATTGCATAGGGGGCGCTCGCCGCCGGCAACTGCTCTGGCTGGCTTTCCGGGTGCCGAAGCACGCTCAAGCGTCAATGGGCGGTCGAGCACGGAGCTGCGCTGGGGCCCGTCAACCGCTAAAGGCCCTGTTAGCCCTCCCCTAAGGGCCGCCTAGTGTCGCCTGAGAGGGGCACTGCTCAGCGCGGAACCCACTCCCCGCATTCCCCAAGCCAAGGCGGTCCCCCTCTTCAGTTAGAGCCCGGCCCGGCGCTCTCCCTGCTgcaatcatcatcaccgtTGCATCATCCCCAGCGTGATCAATAGTAGTCCCAGAGACAGCTACTACTAATGCTGCTCGTAATCGCCGAGGCTATAACCGGCtcgtatacatgtatatcgAAGCCAGCAGAGcttcccccttttcccttAGAACGGTGCTAAGCCCTGATGAACGAAAGCCAAATCCTTCCCTCGTCACTAGTCAACATCGTAATCCTGCCGCGGGCTCCATCAATCTGCAGCTCCTGAgacaccatcaccatcgtcCAAGCAAGCCACTTCATGCCCTGCCGCTGGGACTCGCTGGCATGCAGATGCAACCGCGCAACCCCATTGGACGCGGATCGATCACCAGGCACACGACTCGCAGATCTCGAACCACTTGCGTCCAGCCGGCGGCTCACCGACAATATGGCGAAATGCAGCTTTCTCGCCCTCGTTTCGTGCTTCATTTACacgatgctttttttttgtcccccTGGCAGCGTCTGGTTCCTTCACGTGGCCATTTGACGGCAGCAAACACGTCTCCGGCCGCTCAGTGGTTTGATATACGTGGTTCAAAATACGCACCTGTAAATGCATAAGCACTGCATGATTAGACGGTTCATTCAACGCTTTCTCATTTGGGTGTCatcagcaaaaaaaaaagaaaacaaaaatactACTCTACTTCGTATAGATATTCTCCCTCAACTAAATTTGGTTAATCGCAATACCGCGTTTCCCCCCTGTTCTTACTTATCCCCATGCTTGTCACTGCTGAGAAGCACTGTGCCCATAAATCCTGCAgcaggagagagggagaaaaaccATGTCCAAAAtaggaaaagaaatggaagaaaaatCTGCTGTGCTCATGACCCGCCCCTCGCTAAAGTGTTCACGACAGCGCCAACAATGCAAACACACCGCCCACAACCGGCCGAGCGGTAAACTGGTTACCCGGATATTCTCCCGTGTTCGTGTCGTACAAGTCGGTAAATGCTCGCCACGTTGGCGTCTCGTTGATCCACTTGGCAATCAAGGAGATGAACATGGCCTTTGTGTCAGGCTTAGctactgcagcagcaaacatTTCCCAGTCAGTCTTGGTCAATGTACCGCGCGTGTCGAGAACAACTCCGTATTTATTGGCTTTGGTCTTGTAGAAATCGCTCTGCATATCATAAACGGACTGGGGGATGAAGTTCAGCCCAAGAGCCTTGTCCGGGTAAATATTGTATAGTAATCCTTGTAGAGGTTACTCATTAGCAAAGATGAAGCTGTAGAGGGCATCTACAAAACTCACCATATGTGGTTCCAGAATCATATTGAAGCACGCTGTGGTTAGGGACAGCAGCTCGGTTAATGCCGTGGCGAGACCAAAAGTTGAGATAGTCCCTGGCTATGGCCGAGTACTTGTCAGATAGGAAACTATGGCCAGTGCGGTCGGCTATTTCCGACATGGCCTGCAAAGCAATTATGCCTTTGATGGCGAGATTGGTTTGGTTCCTATTATTTCATGGTTAATACTTGTATATGCTTGATTGACTGGACACTCATGAAATGGTCAACTTACGCAAGATGGCCTGCAAAATCATCCGTGGACAATTGGTTTGCTGGGATCTTGGCATCTTCAATCAAATACTCTGCCCACTGCGCCATGAGCTGCCAATGCTGGTTCAGATAGTATACGTCTCCTGTTTTCTGAGCATAGGACAGCATCATGATAATCATATTGCCGCACTCTTCCAGGGGCATGGCCTCATCGTTGCCCTGCGGATAGCCAAGAGCCTGAGGGAATCTACCCAGGTCGTGAATCGCATATTTGTTCGGGTAGTGGCCGCTTTCTTGATTCTCGAGAAGGGGCGATAGAGTATGTTTGATGAGGTTTGGATCAAAATACAGCATGATTGGCCAAGTAGGGAAAATCACATCCACCGTTTGGATATCGCTGTTGGAGCTGATTTCTTTAAGGAATACTCTGACGTTATCCGGAGTGCCGGTGTACTGGAGGGCTGCAAAAGCCTGGCGGACGGCAAGACTTGTTATAGTGAGATAATCCTGTCCACCAGCCTTGATAGAATCTCTTGCAACACGGTTGTCGAGGTTGTTAGCATATTGGCTGGCGTAGCCATAGTCCATATAGAAGAATGGAACGAGGTCCGATTCATCAAAGTAGCTCGTCCAAAGTGACGGCACCTGCTCAGGGGAGCTACCCCGACCTTGAAATAATATGGCATTTTCTTGCGCAATGCCAATTGTAAAGAGAGTAGATGCGGAGCCCCCTCCCGCGATTGTACCAAGGTCGCGTGCAAAAGCAAACACAGGCCTATTACTATGCGTCAAATTTCTGCACAGACTCTTTGGAGAGTAACTGGTTCTTACCAACGGTCATTGACAGCACGGTAGTTGGTGTCGATGGTATTGTCAAGCGTACCCGTGGACAGGAACTGGCCGCGGACATCTGTATCTGCACCAATTTTATACGTTACACCTCTCTGCAGTACATTGTCAGTGCTATTTCACAAGAGATTCCATCTGGTAGACAGTTAAAATACTCACGATACGGCCGGTCGACCAATACCAGCTGCCCCATGATGCCTGATCATTAGCCTCTTGAAAACCGTCTTGATTTTGGCGATAAAATTTGTGGGAAAGCACCCCGTCTGCCTCTTGGTGCTCCCAGCGGATAATCTGTGAGTTGTCGCCAGATGCCCATTCTATAGACTGGTCAATTGCGCCCTCTCATCTGCAACCGTAACTACTTACCTCCTGATACATCGCAGTAGATTTGGATATTGTGTGGCCGCCCGTCAAGGGAGACAACCGAAACTTTGAGGTACGAGAACGGAATAGACTGTCTTCTGAGGTCATCTGGGTAGACTGGGGAGAAGAACTCCGCAGCCATCTGGACTGACCCTCCCACGTTCATGGTAAAGGTTGTTCTAGTTGATGTATACTTGAGTGACACTTGGTCAACATTGTCTGCGCCGGGAGCCGCTCCCATCCAGTTGTAGGCCTTTCCGTCGACCATGATGAAGCCTTGCCATGCTTGAATTCCTTGCCtgtaatttaaaagaatcATTCAGCATCTGTTAAACATCTTATATATGAAGCAGTGTATAAATAATGCTGCTTACGTCCAGTACCTAGGCCATTGGCCAGGCAGGTAGCCGCTAGGGCTTCCATCATTTGGGCCATTGAGCCAAACATTGAGATAAGGAGCTCTAACGGCAAGAGGAGCCGCGGGAGGCCGTGCCGGTTCAAAAGTTGAAACTGCATCCGCACGCCCTGCAAGAGCAAGGGCAGCCGCCGTAGCGACTCGCAAGAGCTTCATAGTCGAATGTAAGCCGCAGGCAGGTACCTGAAGCTTGATAATCTCGATCTGAAttaagagagaaaggaggggAGCATAAATATACGGAATCTGGGGCCGGAGCTCTATCAGTGTTTTTATAACCCAGTCGGAGTATTCTTAAGCTGTAACGAGGGATGCGAGACAATTTGAGTGGGCCTTTGTTGATCGTATGACGGTATAGACGAAAGAGCTTGGCTGAAGCGCAGCTGCATGAGAATGACCACTGTACTGAGGCCTGGAAGTGATTCTAGTAAAATATGTCTAATAATACAACCGCAGCTAAATGCTCACAAATGTGAAGTACCACCACGCTGGCTCATAGAATGATCGCTAGTATGTTTGTGAGAGTGGCCAAGCACGGCCGATTGCAACCTCGACGGCTTGAGACGTTGCGGTGTTGTGTAGCCTTGGCGCAAAGGCTAATCCCTAGACTCAGCGTGCCAAATAGTCAATTATCACAATCGAGAAGGGCAAGTGATTAGCTCGAGCCGCAGAGTTCACCCTGCTGTGAGAGCAAGGCAGGGAGAGACCAGGGCTTGGCTCGTATAGCGACATGAGATGTAGCATCAACCTCCAACGATGGCAATGCGCGTGATGCTCTCGCTCGGCTCAATCTACATATGCCTGCAGGCTTTCATTCCAGCTCGCAAAGTAGGTAGAATGGGAGCAAGGAGGAATCATGCAGGTATGTGTGAGCAAGAGCGGGGATCGATTTTGATGTCATACACGGCATCAGCACTTCAACGGCAGTTTTCAGTTCAGGACCTAGGGTCATGGGACAAGGGTCTAATCCGCATCCAAAGGATCTCTCGGAATTGCCAAGAGGCAGGCTCGCTTCCTAGTGCT comes from Trichoderma asperellum chromosome 3, complete sequence and encodes:
- a CDS encoding uncharacterized protein (EggNog:ENOG41); translation: MARFVDLDDEDSQAQPMAAWPAPGNPLALPEHGSVANMAAGDRDRGIVSSARRFPSRKSTMTDKSPQQYGDDASEAENGKQPATHSAMEEAFQCYPIVVGIISYIDLNTLDSLARASRFIHDGLIQYRASLMGATLRCSREGVAIDPEQTLRYRARATDWNYMQDDNNYNGKAGSCARDMVAECRRCADIICRNCAIKPPLIAALRERHRRLCVTCVKAPIAALAVPALDISLPLNSDAVQRAICQCDTEGVWLCQPCGHSIRNADHDYKAIWRWRTKYGGFTGIGDGDRGVICGREEACLAARERENEIDCDAEDARGSTLTPWSTGSSSSGTPSPGPQHAGTTPPGATAGFPFPTNGTIESIIDEIRHQRTPSPQLGPGYERHEIEGIGGIVKKKLVRMVRVGACVPEWEDEKGSNSKILAREVNGAARSWCGWCWRVIPGEKDKRQCAK
- a CDS encoding uncharacterized protein (EggNog:ENOG41~SECRETED:SignalP(1-20)), with translation MKLLRVATAAALALAGRADAVSTFEPARPPAAPLAVRAPYLNVWLNGPNDGSPSGYLPGQWPRYWTQGIQAWQGFIMVDGKAYNWMGAAPGADNVDQVSLKYTSTRTTFTMNVGGSVQMAAEFFSPVYPDDLRRQSIPFSYLKVSVVSLDGRPHNIQIYCDVSGEWASGDNSQIIRWEHQEADGVLSHKFYRQNQDGFQEANDQASWGSWYWSTGRIRGVTYKIGADTDVRGQFLSTGTLDNTIDTNYRAVNDRWPVFAFARDLGTIAGGGSASTLFTIGIAQENAILFQGRGSSPEQVPSLWTSYFDESDLVPFFYMDYGYASQYANNLDNRVARDSIKAGGQDYLTITSLAVRQAFAALQYTGTPDNVRVFLKEISSNSDIQTVDVIFPTWPIMLYFDPNLIKHTLSPLLENQESGHYPNKYAIHDLGRFPQALGYPQGNDEAMPLEECGNMIIMMLSYAQKTGDVYYLNQHWQLMAQWAEYLIEDAKIPANQLSTDDFAGHLANQTNLAIKGIIALQAMSEIADRTGHSFLSDKYSAIARDYLNFWSRHGINRAAVPNHSVLQYDSGTTYGLLYNIYPDKALGLNFIPQSVYDMQSDFYKTKANKYGVVLDTRGTLTKTDWEMFAAAVAKPDTKAMFISLIAKWINETPTWRAFTDLYDTNTGEYPGNQFTARPVVGGVFALLALS